From Quercus lobata isolate SW786 chromosome 11, ValleyOak3.0 Primary Assembly, whole genome shotgun sequence:
atttttttaataccttttttccattttaaaaacAGATTAAGAACTTAAAAGGGACAGTTTTTACCTCCCAGAAGTAGTCTGCAGAGGCCAGGTGTCGTCGTCGAATCCCTGAGAAAGAACCTTTTGCAATAGAACTCTAACAATAACCAAAACCACCCAATTAAAATTAAGCCAAAAGGGTCTCAAAAGAACGCATTTTCATTTCATAAAAACTACAAAAGCAAATTACCTTCCACTGCCGATGAATTTGTGTGAAGTAACTTTATTCTCGTTCCAAACCATGATTTTTATCTCTACATAACCTTCAATTAACTCCAACTTAAATTTGTGGTTGAATGTCGGATTCTTACCACCATCTATTtacaaataaaaccaaaaaaaagtaaaaaaaaaaaaaaaaaaaactgagtttgAATTCAGATCCGACAGAGAATTTGGTACAAACCAGTACAAGTTTTAGTGCGATACTTGGCACTAGAATATTCGAGGCACACATACGGGTCCTGCTTTGAAATCCATTCGGTGTCTTTGAGCTTGTTGCACCCAACAACTGCACCAAACCAAAAACGACATTGAACAAGAGTGACATATATACATGGAGATAGATGTGATTGGggtattaatttttgttgtcatttttgcTGTAATCTTCATTAGTTTAAAGCTATAAAAAGAAAGGGATTGAAGGGCCATAGAAACAATTACCAGTGACCTCAAGAATTTGGCCTTGAATGCCAATAATCGACATGATGGATTTGATTTCTGCAGCTGTTTAGTTGGATTTTGATGATCTCTCGTATAGTTTTACTGCAACGATTTAGTTGgaattttcattaatatattaCGCGTGGGATACATGTTCCTCGAAGTTTTGTGTAAGACTTTTAGAGTCAAACAATATTGTTGGTATCTCTTTCAACCAAGTTTGGAAAgagtctttctcaaaaaaaaaaaaaaaaaaaaaaaaaaaaaggtttggaaAGAGTCTACCAGTTTAGCGAACAATTACGAGTTTGATGACCACTGGTCcacttctaagttctaaccaaCCGACTTGGAATAGTAGTATACGCGGTATTTAAGCCAGCCAAGGGACATGAAAGGTAAGGAGTAAGAAATTAACGCTATATTTcaccaaaaaagaataaaaaagaaattaacacGCACGATATGACGTGGATAAtgataaatgattaatttattattaataatatattttaaaaatatttttttgacattttttaacaaatattgCTAGAGGTATATGCCATAtacaactaaaattctataaattAAGTGGGTACTAGTTAGTTTAATTGGATATTTTTCTTTGGATAAGACATCTGAAATTCAAACTTTGCATATAATAAAAATCGATTAATATCTTGGTCTGattataaataacaattatCATGGAGTGAACATCATAGGTTAATACTACGTACTGTTTCAACTTATTATTTCGGGGTTATgtctattttacttttttagttatatacatatatttttttttacatatttttggtCAAAACCCATATAATTCACTAAGAATTTTACAATTATTAGTCCATATTTCAATTAATATATCAATCTCAAAcccaatatatttatttt
This genomic window contains:
- the LOC115969640 gene encoding elicitor-responsive protein 1-like, encoding MSIIGIQGQILEVTVVGCNKLKDTEWISKQDPYVCLEYSSAKYRTKTCTDGGKNPTFNHKFKLELIEGYVEIKIMVWNENKVTSHKFIGSGRVLLQKVLSQGFDDDTWPLQTTSGRYAGEVKLVLHYSNSLKPSTTISFSPSALPYVTQSIPQVPPFPIPPPAPAATYAVHYSSSCPYSSYPNSSYPPPTLPTNFKLSSTSLTLLSSPTKSSTTSTSLTLLSSPTIPSNIC